TCTCTCGTGACGCAGGATTTGGATCTTTGTCTCCTGCTGACGCCTGAAAATATCCACAATCTGAGGCTTTCTTTAAAGGATCTGAACCCGAAACACCGGATGACGCCGAAGAAACTTTCTTTTTTGGAGCTTCCAGCAGACATTCGCAACATTAATAACCTCTATTTGGAGACCGATCTGGGTATCGTAGACCTGATCAGCCAAGTTCTTGGTGTTGGCCCCTTCGAGCGGGTTTCAGCCAACGCCCAAACCATCGAACTCTTTGGACGGCCGTGCAAAGTTATCTCGATCGGCGACCTTATTCTGTCCAAAGAAGCGATGGGCAGACCCAAAGACGTTGCGATGATCAAAGAGTTGAAGGTGATCCAGGATAAAATGCGTAAGCCATAACAGAAGGCACACTGGTCTTCAGGAAGCGCGCCGATGAAAAAGCCAAAACGGACGACGAAGCGAGCGTCTGGCCCAATCAC
This genomic stretch from Terriglobia bacterium harbors:
- a CDS encoding nucleotidyltransferase, with translation MTQDLDLCLLLTPENIHNLRLSLKDLNPKHRMTPKKLSFLELPADIRNINNLYLETDLGIVDLISQVLGVGPFERVSANAQTIELFGRPCKVISIGDLILSKEAMGRPKDVAMIKELKVIQDKMRKP